Proteins encoded by one window of Pseudorca crassidens isolate mPseCra1 chromosome 3, mPseCra1.hap1, whole genome shotgun sequence:
- the HNRNPA0 gene encoding heterogeneous nuclear ribonucleoprotein A0 has translation MENSQLCKLFIGGLNVQTSESGLRGHFEAFGTLTDCVVVVNPQTKRSRCFGFVTYSNVEEADAAMAASPHAVDGNTVELKRAVSREDSARPGAHAKVKKLFVGGLKGDVAEGDLIEHFSQFGTVEKAEIIADKQSGKKRGFGFVYFQNHDAADKAAVVKFHPIQGHRVEVKKAVPKEDIHSGGGGGGSRSSRGGRGGRGRGGGRDQNGLSKGGGGYNSYGGYGGGGGYNAYGGGGGGSSYGGSDYGNGFGGFGSYSQHQSSYGPMKSGGGGGGGGSSWGGRSNSGPYRGGYGGGGGYGGSSF, from the coding sequence ATGGAGAATTCCCAGCTGTGTAAGCTGTTCATCGGCGGCCTCAACGTGCAGACGAGTGAGTCGGGCCTGCGCGGCCACTTTGAGGCCTTTGGGACCCTGACGGACTGCGTGGTGGTGGTGAACCCCCAGACCAAGCGCTCCCGTTGCTTCGGCTTCGTGACCTACTCCAATGTGGAGGAGGCCGATGCCGCCATGGCCGCCTCGCCCCACGCCGTGGACGGCAACACGGTGGAGCTGAAGCGGGCGGTGTCCCGGGAGGATTCGGCGCGGCCCGGTGCCCACGCCAAGGTGAAGAAGCTCTTTGTCGGGGGCCTTAAGGGAGACGTGGCCGAGGGCGACCTGATAGAGCACTTCTCGCAGTTTGGCACCGTGGAAAAGGCCGAGATTATTGCCGACAAGCAGTCTGGCAAGAAGCGTGGTTTCGGCTTCGTGTATTTTCAGAATCACGACGCGGCAGACAAGGCCGCGGTGGTCAAGTTCCATCCGATCCAGGGCCATCGCGTGGAGGTGAAGAAGGCTGTCCCCAAGGAGGATATCCACTCCGGTGGGGGCGGAGGCGGCTCCCGCTCCTCCCGGGGCGGCCGGGGCGGTCGGGGTCGGGGCGGTGGTCGTGACCAGAACGGCCTGTCTAAGGGCGGCGGCGGCTACAACAGCTACGGTGGTTACGGCGGCGGCGGTGGCTACAACGCCTACGGAGGCGGCGGAGGCGGTTCGTCCTACGGTGGAAGCGACTACGGTAACGGCTTCGGCGGCTTCGGTAGCTACAGCCAGCACCAGTCGTCCTATGGGCCCATGAAgagcggtggcggcggcggtggagGAGGCAGCAGCTGGGGAGGTCGCAGTAACAGTGGACCTTACAGAGGTGGCTATGGCGGTGGGGGTGGGTATGGAGGCAGCtccttctaa